The Nocardioides luti genome contains a region encoding:
- a CDS encoding peroxiredoxin produces the protein MDGLTIGGPAPDFCLRDQFGQDVTLSSYRDKKAVAIFFYPFAFSGVCTGEMAGIRDRLAEFMTFETEVLAISCDPVYALRTFADQDGLNFPLLSDFWPHGEVSRAFDVFDEQKGCPRRSSYVIDKAGTVRWAVHNAMPEGRDLDEHLDQLLALS, from the coding sequence ATGGATGGACTCACCATCGGGGGACCGGCCCCGGACTTCTGCCTGCGCGACCAGTTCGGCCAGGACGTCACGCTCTCGTCGTACCGCGACAAGAAGGCCGTCGCGATCTTCTTCTACCCCTTCGCGTTCTCCGGCGTGTGCACGGGCGAGATGGCGGGGATCCGCGACCGGCTCGCGGAGTTCATGACCTTCGAGACCGAGGTGCTCGCGATCTCGTGCGACCCGGTCTACGCGCTGCGGACCTTCGCCGACCAGGACGGGCTGAACTTCCCCCTGCTCTCGGACTTCTGGCCGCACGGCGAGGTGTCGCGCGCGTTCGACGTCTTCGACGAGCAGAAGGGCTGCCCGCGGCGCTCGTCGTACGTCATCGACAAGGCCGGCACGGTGCGCTGGGCGGTACACAACGCGATGCCCGAGGGCCGCGACCTCGACGAGCACCTCGACCAGCTGCTCGCGCTCTCCTGA
- a CDS encoding AMP-binding protein, translated as MLRSALGRAAATGTSLKVLTESGIIRPYSPAALLGIARTIRRWGTGPAGGFAALAVRAPDQVGLIDEIGSLTYGEMHRRSNALARALAEQGVEEGDSVALMCRNHRGFVDATVAVAKLGADILYLNTAFAGPQLVDVLEREKPTVVIHDEEFTELLAKADVAQRVVAWHDEDVDVPTIQSLIDSQDDGDLDPPDHHARIVILTSGTTGTPKGAPRNEAGIDAAVSLLSRMPLKYGWRTHIAAPLFHTWGFAHLAMAMLLGSTVVLRRKFDPEGCLEAVQSEKCDSLAVIPVMLQRIMALEEKTLASYDLPQLKVVAASGSALPGDLALDWMNHFGDNLYNIYGSTEVAYASIANPVDLREAPSSAGKPPWATVVKIYDEDGKEVGHGDAGRIFVGNSLLFEGYTGGGHKDMIDGLMSTGDVGRFGDDGRLYVEGRDDEMIVSGGENVFPKEVEDCLARHEAVGEVAAIGVDDDDYGKRLKAFVSLKSGQDVSEDDLKGWVKQNLARYKVPREIVFLDELPRNATGKVLKRELAKDPDED; from the coding sequence GTGCTCCGATCCGCCCTCGGCCGCGCTGCCGCGACCGGCACCAGCCTCAAGGTCCTCACCGAGTCCGGGATCATCCGGCCCTACAGCCCCGCGGCGCTCCTGGGGATCGCCCGCACGATCCGGCGGTGGGGGACCGGCCCGGCCGGCGGCTTCGCGGCCCTGGCGGTCCGCGCGCCCGACCAGGTGGGGCTGATCGACGAGATCGGGTCGCTGACGTACGGCGAGATGCACCGCCGCTCGAACGCGCTGGCCCGCGCGCTGGCCGAGCAGGGCGTCGAGGAGGGCGACTCGGTCGCCCTGATGTGCCGCAACCACCGGGGCTTCGTCGACGCGACCGTCGCGGTCGCCAAGCTCGGCGCGGACATCCTCTACCTCAACACCGCCTTCGCCGGCCCGCAGCTCGTCGACGTGCTGGAGCGCGAGAAGCCGACCGTCGTCATCCACGACGAGGAGTTCACCGAGCTGCTCGCCAAGGCCGACGTCGCCCAGCGGGTCGTCGCCTGGCACGACGAGGACGTCGACGTCCCGACGATCCAGTCGCTCATCGACTCCCAGGACGACGGCGACCTCGACCCGCCGGACCACCACGCGCGGATCGTGATCCTCACCTCCGGGACGACCGGCACCCCCAAGGGCGCGCCCCGCAACGAGGCCGGCATCGACGCCGCGGTCTCGCTGCTGTCGCGGATGCCGCTGAAGTACGGCTGGCGCACGCACATCGCCGCTCCGCTCTTCCACACGTGGGGCTTCGCGCACCTGGCCATGGCCATGCTGCTCGGCTCCACCGTGGTGCTCCGACGCAAGTTCGACCCCGAGGGCTGTCTCGAGGCCGTGCAGTCCGAGAAGTGCGACTCGCTCGCGGTGATCCCGGTGATGCTGCAGCGGATCATGGCGCTGGAGGAGAAGACGCTGGCGTCGTACGACCTCCCGCAGCTGAAGGTGGTCGCGGCCTCCGGGTCGGCGCTGCCCGGCGACCTGGCGCTGGACTGGATGAACCACTTCGGCGACAACCTCTACAACATCTACGGCTCCACCGAGGTCGCCTACGCCTCGATCGCCAACCCCGTCGACCTGCGCGAGGCGCCGTCCTCGGCCGGCAAGCCGCCGTGGGCGACCGTCGTGAAGATCTACGACGAGGACGGCAAGGAGGTCGGGCACGGTGACGCCGGCCGGATCTTCGTCGGCAACAGCCTGCTCTTCGAGGGCTACACCGGCGGCGGCCACAAGGACATGATCGACGGCCTGATGTCGACCGGCGACGTCGGCCGCTTCGGCGACGACGGCCGGTTGTACGTCGAGGGGCGCGACGACGAGATGATCGTCTCCGGCGGGGAGAACGTCTTCCCCAAGGAGGTCGAGGACTGCCTGGCCCGCCACGAGGCGGTCGGCGAGGTCGCCGCGATCGGCGTCGACGACGACGACTACGGCAAGCGCCTCAAGGCCTTCGTCTCGCTCAAGAGCGGCCAGGACGTCAGCGAGGACGACCTCAAGGGCTGGGTGAAGCAGAACCTCGCCCGCTACAAGGTGCCGCGCGAGATCGTCTTCCTCGACGAGCTGCCCCGCAACGCGACCGGCAAGGTGCTCAAGCGCGAGCTCGCGAAGGACCCCGACGAGGACTGA
- a CDS encoding DUF3052 family protein: MSSTAGGGSTQTDGATQGPAERLGFKPGMVIQELGWDNDTDDDLRVAIEDAVDADLVDSDYGNVVDAVLLWWRDEDGDLVDGLVDSLTDLVGGGQIWLLTPKVGRPNSVDPADIAEAAPIAGLSQTTTAAVSKDWSATRLVAPKTPA, encoded by the coding sequence GTGAGTTCGACCGCGGGTGGCGGGTCCACCCAGACAGACGGAGCCACGCAGGGCCCGGCCGAGAGGCTCGGCTTCAAGCCCGGCATGGTCATCCAGGAACTGGGCTGGGACAACGACACCGACGACGACCTCCGGGTCGCGATCGAGGACGCGGTCGACGCCGACCTCGTCGACAGCGACTACGGCAACGTCGTGGACGCCGTGCTGCTCTGGTGGCGCGACGAGGACGGCGACCTGGTCGACGGGCTCGTGGACTCGCTGACCGACCTCGTGGGCGGCGGCCAGATCTGGCTGCTGACGCCGAAGGTCGGCCGGCCCAACAGCGTCGACCCGGCCGACATCGCCGAGGCCGCCCCGATCGCCGGACTGTCGCAGACGACCACGGCCGCAGTGAGCAAGGACTGGTCGGCCACCCGGCTGGTCGCCCCGAAGACGCCCGCCTGA
- the aceE gene encoding pyruvate dehydrogenase (acetyl-transferring), homodimeric type yields the protein MASVIHEGLPTQLPDIDPDETNDWIDSFDSLVGERGRERARYVMLRLLERAREMQVGVPALRSTDYINTIPPEREPWFPGDEEAERRIRAFIRWNAAVMVSSANRKGLEVGGHIATYQSSASLYEVGFNHFFRGKDAPGGGDQIYIQGHGSPGIYARAFLEGRLNEEQLYRFRQEVQHGVGRGLPSYPHPRLMPEFWEFPTVSMGLTGLNSIYQARFNRYLSNRGIKDTNDQHVWAFLGDGEMAEPESLGAIRIAAREELDNLTWVINCNLQQLDGPVTGNGKIIQELEANFRGAGWNVIKVVWGREWDTLLAHDVDGVLVNKMNTTPDGAFQTYSTEKGDYIRENFFGGDPRLRKMVEHMSDQQIVKLPRGGHDYRKVYAAFDAATKHVGQPTVILAKTIKGWTIDALEGKNATHQMKKLTQDDLKKFRDRLYLPLSDRDLERAYEETGAAPFFHPGKDSPEIQYMLERRAALGGSVPRRVVRAKALKLPGDKVYAELKQGNAKNKVATTMAAVRLLRDWMKDPEIGQRIVPIAPDEYRTFGMDSMFPSAKVYNPSGQQYESVDRNMLLSYKESAQGQMLHEGISEAGAMASATAAGSAYSTHGEHMIPFYIFYSMFGFQRTGDSIWAMADQLARGFLIGATAGRTTLTGEGLQHADGHSPLLAATNPAVVHYDPAFAYEVAHVMRSGLERMYGSTEADPDGESVIFYITVYNEPVEQPAEPEGVDVEGILKGIHRVSTADGEGPRVQLLASGVAFPWIKEAARILAEDWGVQSDTWSVTSWNELARDAVSAEHWNLNHPGENPRTAYVADKLADVEGPVVAVSDYMRAVPLQIARWVPGDYRVLGADGFGFADTRPAARRFFQIDAESVVVQTLQALADAGTIGRDQVEKAFATYRIDDPTAVAGRKQEGGDA from the coding sequence ATCGCGTCGGTGATCCACGAGGGGCTGCCCACCCAGCTGCCCGACATCGACCCGGACGAGACCAACGACTGGATCGACTCGTTCGACTCGCTCGTCGGTGAGCGCGGTCGCGAGCGGGCCCGTTACGTGATGCTCCGCCTGCTCGAGCGCGCCCGCGAGATGCAGGTCGGCGTGCCCGCGCTGCGCAGCACCGACTACATCAACACGATCCCTCCCGAGCGCGAGCCGTGGTTCCCCGGCGACGAGGAGGCCGAGCGCCGGATCCGTGCGTTCATCCGCTGGAACGCCGCCGTCATGGTGTCGAGCGCGAACCGCAAGGGCCTCGAGGTCGGCGGGCACATCGCGACGTACCAGTCCTCGGCGAGCCTCTACGAGGTCGGCTTCAACCACTTCTTCCGCGGCAAGGACGCCCCCGGCGGCGGCGACCAGATCTACATCCAGGGGCACGGCTCGCCGGGCATCTACGCCCGCGCCTTCCTCGAGGGCCGCCTGAACGAGGAGCAGCTCTACCGCTTCCGCCAGGAGGTCCAGCACGGCGTGGGCCGCGGCCTGCCGTCGTACCCCCACCCCCGGCTGATGCCGGAGTTCTGGGAGTTCCCGACGGTCTCGATGGGGCTCACCGGCCTCAACTCGATCTACCAGGCCCGGTTCAACCGCTACCTGTCCAACCGCGGCATCAAGGACACGAACGACCAGCACGTGTGGGCGTTCCTCGGCGACGGTGAGATGGCCGAGCCCGAGTCGCTGGGCGCCATCCGGATCGCCGCGCGCGAGGAGCTCGACAACCTCACCTGGGTCATCAACTGCAACCTCCAGCAGCTCGACGGACCGGTCACCGGCAACGGCAAGATCATCCAGGAGCTCGAGGCCAACTTCCGCGGTGCCGGCTGGAACGTCATCAAGGTCGTCTGGGGCCGCGAGTGGGACACCCTGCTCGCCCACGACGTCGACGGCGTGCTCGTCAACAAGATGAACACCACCCCCGACGGCGCCTTCCAGACCTACTCCACGGAGAAGGGCGACTACATCCGGGAGAACTTCTTCGGCGGCGACCCGCGGCTGCGCAAGATGGTCGAGCACATGAGCGACCAGCAGATCGTGAAGCTCCCCCGCGGCGGGCACGACTACCGCAAGGTGTACGCCGCGTTCGACGCCGCGACCAAGCACGTCGGCCAGCCGACGGTGATCCTGGCCAAGACCATCAAGGGCTGGACGATCGACGCCCTCGAGGGCAAGAACGCCACGCACCAGATGAAGAAGCTGACCCAGGACGACCTCAAGAAGTTCCGGGACCGCCTCTACCTCCCGCTGTCGGACCGCGACCTCGAGCGTGCCTACGAGGAGACCGGCGCCGCGCCGTTCTTCCACCCCGGCAAGGACTCCCCCGAGATCCAGTACATGCTCGAGCGCCGTGCGGCGCTCGGCGGCTCGGTCCCGCGCCGCGTCGTGCGAGCCAAGGCGCTCAAACTGCCCGGCGACAAGGTCTACGCCGAGCTCAAGCAGGGCAACGCCAAGAACAAGGTCGCCACGACCATGGCGGCGGTCCGGCTGCTGCGCGACTGGATGAAGGACCCGGAGATCGGGCAGCGCATCGTCCCGATCGCGCCGGACGAGTACCGCACGTTCGGCATGGACTCGATGTTCCCGAGCGCCAAGGTCTACAACCCGTCCGGCCAGCAGTACGAGTCGGTCGACCGCAATATGTTGCTGTCCTACAAGGAGTCCGCCCAGGGCCAGATGCTCCACGAGGGCATCTCGGAGGCCGGCGCGATGGCCTCGGCGACCGCGGCGGGCTCGGCGTACTCCACGCACGGCGAGCACATGATCCCGTTCTACATCTTCTACTCGATGTTCGGGTTCCAGCGCACCGGCGACTCGATCTGGGCGATGGCCGACCAGTTGGCCCGCGGCTTCCTCATCGGCGCCACGGCCGGCCGGACGACGCTGACCGGCGAGGGCCTCCAGCACGCCGACGGCCACTCCCCGCTGCTCGCGGCGACGAACCCGGCGGTCGTGCACTACGACCCCGCGTTCGCCTACGAGGTCGCGCACGTGATGCGGTCCGGGCTCGAGCGGATGTACGGCAGCACCGAGGCCGACCCCGACGGCGAGAGCGTGATCTTCTACATCACGGTCTACAACGAGCCGGTCGAGCAGCCCGCCGAGCCCGAGGGCGTCGACGTCGAGGGGATCCTCAAGGGCATCCACCGCGTCTCGACCGCCGACGGCGAGGGCCCGCGCGTCCAGCTGCTCGCCTCCGGCGTGGCCTTCCCGTGGATCAAGGAGGCCGCCAGGATCCTCGCCGAGGACTGGGGCGTGCAGTCCGACACCTGGTCGGTCACCTCGTGGAACGAGCTGGCCCGCGACGCTGTGTCGGCCGAGCACTGGAACCTCAACCACCCCGGCGAGAACCCGCGGACGGCGTACGTCGCCGACAAGCTGGCCGACGTCGAGGGCCCGGTCGTGGCGGTCTCGGACTACATGCGGGCCGTCCCGCTGCAGATCGCGCGCTGGGTCCCCGGCGACTACCGCGTGCTCGGTGCCGACGGGTTCGGCTTCGCCGACACCCGCCCCGCCGCGCGCCGGTTCTTCCAGATCGACGCCGAGTCGGTCGTCGTCCAGACCCTCCAGGCCCTGGCAGACGCCGGCACCATCGGCCGCGACCAGGTCGAGAAGGCCTTCGCGACCTACCGCATCGACGACCCCACCGCCGTCGCCGGACGCAAGCAGGAGGGTGGGGACGCGTAG
- a CDS encoding alpha/beta hydrolase — protein sequence MSGTPHEVQYLTLHGHRRAYVKVGQGPVLLLLHGLGCDHTTWEPVIDSLARRYTVIAPDLLGHGQSAKPRADYSVGGYANGMRDLLTVLGIDKVTVIGHSFGGGVAMQFAYQFPERTERLMLVASGGLGPEVSPAIRAVTTPGFHQVMGVLTLPGVRHVGMAGMRALSRTSWKSTRDLDEVAEIYDSFKDPAARHAIRHVVRAVVDWRGQIVTMADRAYLTQEMPMGVIWGRDDKVIPVRHASNAAALAADARIEVIPNAGHFPHKDHPHRFAKIVHEFVRTTQPATYSRARFRSLLRSGQVGSGPTATVTSITSA from the coding sequence TTGTCCGGCACGCCCCACGAGGTGCAGTACCTCACGCTCCATGGTCACCGACGCGCCTACGTGAAGGTCGGGCAGGGTCCCGTCCTCCTGCTGCTCCACGGGCTCGGGTGCGACCACACGACGTGGGAGCCGGTCATCGACTCGCTGGCCCGTCGCTACACGGTCATCGCGCCCGACCTCCTCGGTCACGGCCAGTCGGCCAAGCCCCGCGCGGACTACAGCGTGGGCGGCTACGCCAACGGCATGCGCGACCTCCTGACGGTGCTGGGCATCGACAAGGTCACGGTCATCGGCCACAGCTTCGGCGGCGGGGTGGCGATGCAGTTCGCCTACCAGTTCCCCGAGCGCACCGAGCGGCTGATGCTGGTCGCCTCCGGCGGCCTCGGCCCCGAGGTCTCGCCCGCCATCCGCGCCGTGACGACCCCCGGCTTCCACCAGGTCATGGGCGTGCTCACGCTGCCCGGCGTACGCCACGTCGGCATGGCCGGCATGCGCGCGCTCTCACGCACCTCGTGGAAGTCGACGCGCGACCTCGACGAGGTCGCCGAGATCTACGACTCGTTCAAGGACCCCGCCGCCCGGCACGCCATCCGCCACGTCGTGCGGGCCGTCGTCGACTGGCGCGGCCAGATCGTCACGATGGCCGACCGCGCCTACCTGACCCAGGAGATGCCCATGGGCGTCATCTGGGGCCGCGACGACAAGGTCATCCCCGTGCGGCACGCGAGCAACGCCGCGGCCCTGGCTGCCGACGCCCGCATCGAGGTGATCCCGAACGCCGGGCACTTCCCGCACAAGGACCACCCGCACCGGTTCGCCAAGATCGTCCACGAGTTCGTCCGGACGACCCAGCCGGCGACGTACAGCCGGGCGCGCTTCCGCTCGCTGCTGAGGTCCGGTCAGGTCGGCAGCGGCCCCACCGCGACGGTCACGAGCATCACCAGCGCCTGA
- a CDS encoding helix-turn-helix domain-containing protein, translated as MPRRPATRPRQRAADALQRSTGALSTTAMARMEADMPWFRELSAEDRSWVGLIVQAGIRGFVDWYTQGGDRPSENTALASSVFGAAPRALAGVITLQQTVDLVRLSIEVVESDVDTLVHPDDAPDVHGAVLRYAREVAFATAEVYARAAEVRGAWDARLEALVVDAVLRSEADEALLSRASALGWAARGDVVVVLGSVPARRTETDVFDEVRRTARAAGMDALCAVQGERLVVLLGGVTDSRTAAQAVVDRFGDGPVVVGPVAEDLTRAHVSARAALSAHRSATGWPEAPRPVRSAELLPERALAGDGHARRHLVDEIYLPLVQARGTLIETLAAYFHHGSSLEATSRALFVHPNTVRYRLRQVGDLTGYAPTDARDRFTLEIALVLGRQSGRGDDARS; from the coding sequence GTGCCCCGCCGACCCGCCACCCGCCCGCGCCAGCGCGCGGCGGACGCCCTCCAGCGCTCGACGGGGGCCCTCAGCACCACCGCGATGGCCCGCATGGAGGCGGACATGCCGTGGTTCCGCGAGCTCAGCGCCGAGGACCGGTCGTGGGTCGGCCTGATCGTCCAGGCGGGCATCCGGGGTTTCGTGGACTGGTACACCCAGGGCGGCGACCGGCCCTCCGAGAACACCGCCCTCGCGTCCTCCGTCTTCGGCGCCGCGCCCCGCGCCCTGGCCGGCGTCATCACGCTGCAGCAGACCGTCGACCTCGTGCGGCTCTCGATCGAGGTCGTCGAGAGCGACGTCGACACGCTGGTCCACCCCGACGACGCCCCCGACGTCCACGGCGCCGTGCTGCGCTACGCCCGCGAGGTCGCGTTCGCCACGGCCGAGGTCTACGCCCGGGCCGCGGAGGTCCGCGGCGCCTGGGACGCCCGGCTCGAGGCCCTGGTCGTCGACGCCGTGCTGCGCTCCGAGGCCGACGAGGCGCTGCTCTCCCGCGCCAGCGCGCTCGGCTGGGCGGCCCGCGGCGACGTCGTCGTCGTGCTCGGCTCCGTCCCGGCCCGCCGGACCGAGACCGACGTCTTCGACGAGGTACGCCGCACCGCGCGCGCCGCGGGCATGGACGCCCTCTGCGCCGTCCAGGGGGAACGCCTCGTCGTGCTGCTCGGCGGCGTCACCGACTCGCGGACCGCCGCGCAGGCGGTCGTCGACCGGTTCGGGGACGGCCCGGTCGTCGTCGGCCCGGTCGCCGAGGACCTCACGCGGGCGCACGTATCGGCCCGGGCCGCGCTGTCCGCCCACCGCTCCGCCACCGGGTGGCCCGAGGCACCGCGCCCGGTCCGCAGTGCGGAGCTGCTGCCCGAGCGGGCGCTGGCGGGTGACGGGCACGCGCGCCGCCACCTGGTCGACGAGATCTACCTCCCGCTCGTGCAGGCCCGCGGCACGCTGATCGAGACGCTGGCGGCCTACTTCCACCACGGGTCGTCCCTCGAGGCGACGTCCCGGGCGCTGTTCGTGCACCCCAACACCGTGCGCTACCGGCTGCGCCAGGTGGGCGACCTGACGGGCTACGCCCCGACGGACGCCCGCGACCGGTTCACCCTCGAGATCGCCCTCGTCCTGGGCCGCCAGTCCGGCCGCGGCGACGACGCGCGCTCCTGA